A single window of Micrococcaceae bacterium Sec5.1 DNA harbors:
- a CDS encoding substrate-binding domain-containing protein has product MKQKPPVLGDVAKAAGVSVPTVSRVLTSSKYVAPSLRTRVLKAVNDLGYRPNVAARATRSGKRSMVAVLTGATSNYGYAQTVEGIERAARQAGMSVIIAVVESDAEEAVNAAIDLVLSQPVAGVVILEFDRPGLAAVRAFPRSIPMVVAGGGTGRSTRTTSALLDEHGAGKDATDHLLSLGHRTVHHIAVPTMGKQSGRTEGWKAALTAAGIPLPRILHATWEPSSGYSVGRKLAAQSDVTAVFCGNDDVAIGVIKAFVESGRRIPEDVSVVGFDDQPHVAMWRPALTTIRQDFQDLGSRAFGLLEKALDGGPKPPTASTVKPKLIIRGSTGAVGSIFSD; this is encoded by the coding sequence ATGAAACAGAAACCTCCGGTCCTCGGGGATGTCGCGAAGGCTGCCGGCGTTTCCGTTCCAACGGTTTCCCGTGTCTTGACTAGCAGCAAGTACGTTGCCCCCAGCCTCCGGACCCGTGTCCTGAAAGCAGTCAACGACCTCGGCTATCGTCCCAACGTGGCCGCTCGAGCCACAAGGTCCGGAAAACGTTCAATGGTGGCGGTTCTGACGGGCGCTACGTCCAACTATGGATACGCCCAAACCGTTGAAGGCATTGAGAGAGCTGCACGCCAAGCGGGCATGTCCGTCATCATCGCGGTAGTGGAATCCGACGCCGAAGAGGCAGTCAACGCCGCAATCGACCTCGTCCTCTCCCAACCCGTGGCCGGCGTAGTGATCCTCGAATTCGATCGCCCCGGACTTGCTGCCGTCCGGGCCTTTCCGCGCTCCATTCCCATGGTGGTAGCCGGCGGAGGAACAGGCCGTTCCACCAGAACCACCAGCGCTCTGCTCGACGAACATGGTGCCGGAAAGGATGCTACCGACCACCTTCTTTCGCTGGGGCATCGGACAGTGCACCACATAGCAGTTCCCACCATGGGCAAGCAGTCCGGCCGAACAGAGGGTTGGAAGGCAGCTTTGACAGCAGCGGGGATTCCTCTTCCCCGGATCCTGCACGCTACCTGGGAGCCTTCCAGCGGCTACAGCGTGGGGCGGAAACTCGCCGCCCAAAGTGATGTTACGGCTGTGTTCTGCGGGAATGATGATGTGGCGATTGGCGTCATCAAGGCATTCGTGGAATCCGGCAGGCGAATTCCCGAGGATGTTTCCGTGGTGGGCTTTGACGATCAGCCGCATGTGGCCATGTGGCGACCAGCTCTAACCACCATCCGGCAGGACTTCCAGGACCTCGGTTCCCGCGCGTTCGGGCTGCTGGAAAAGGCTTTGGACGGCGGTCCCAAGCCGCCGACTGCTTCCACCGTTAAACCAAAACTCATCATCCGCGGCTCCACTGGTGCCGTCGGATCCATCTTCAGCGACTGA